A stretch of bacterium DNA encodes these proteins:
- a CDS encoding cytochrome P450: MDASPVLPDMDFAYADAPNLHEVLDDLRAQGPVVPVRYHGKLAYLITRYDAVKQAFADEEHFASSAFYKVFAEPSQGRTIQAMDGEEHRINRQLVSRPFLPRQVKSYIEGCITEEAVRRLGALEGRREVDLIERFARPFPFSVITRLLGLPIHDEAQFLEWALKVIDYPWDPDGALRARRQFEDYLRPILNDRRDEPADDVLALLTTAEIDGKRLSDAEIFAFCLQLFPAGSDTAYKNLGSLLYAILSTPGMRERVRGTDQDRDDLVLEGLRWQAPVALQPRCCSADVEFGGVKIAAGTPMLFGITAANHDPDVFPDPRRFDPDRTNKNLNLAFGHGEHFCLGSHLARRELEIAIKLAFEHFPDMELIPERPAVFSGCVFRGVRDLWARLEP; this comes from the coding sequence ATGGACGCAAGCCCCGTACTGCCCGATATGGATTTCGCCTATGCAGACGCGCCCAATCTCCACGAGGTGCTTGACGACCTCCGGGCGCAAGGGCCAGTCGTCCCTGTCCGCTACCACGGCAAACTCGCGTATCTCATCACGCGCTACGACGCGGTCAAGCAGGCTTTCGCCGATGAGGAGCATTTCGCGTCGTCTGCCTTTTACAAGGTGTTCGCCGAGCCAAGTCAAGGCCGAACGATCCAGGCCATGGACGGCGAGGAGCATCGCATCAATCGCCAGCTCGTCTCGCGCCCCTTCCTTCCCCGCCAGGTCAAGAGCTACATCGAGGGCTGCATCACGGAGGAGGCAGTACGGCGCCTCGGGGCGCTCGAGGGGAGACGCGAAGTCGACCTGATTGAGCGATTCGCACGGCCCTTTCCGTTCTCGGTGATCACGCGCCTCCTCGGACTGCCAATCCACGACGAAGCGCAGTTTCTCGAGTGGGCACTCAAAGTGATCGACTACCCGTGGGATCCCGACGGCGCCTTGCGCGCACGCAGGCAGTTCGAGGACTATCTCCGGCCGATCCTCAACGATCGCCGTGACGAGCCTGCAGACGACGTCCTTGCTTTGCTGACCACCGCGGAGATCGACGGCAAACGGCTCAGCGACGCCGAGATCTTCGCGTTCTGCCTCCAGCTTTTTCCCGCTGGTTCCGACACGGCCTACAAGAATCTGGGCAGCCTTCTCTACGCCATCCTGTCGACGCCGGGCATGCGGGAACGAGTACGCGGGACGGATCAGGACCGCGACGACCTCGTGCTCGAGGGTCTGCGCTGGCAGGCACCGGTTGCTCTCCAGCCGCGCTGTTGCAGCGCGGACGTCGAGTTTGGCGGCGTCAAGATTGCGGCCGGCACGCCAATGCTCTTCGGGATCACCGCGGCGAACCACGACCCCGACGTGTTCCCCGATCCTCGACGTTTCGACCCCGATCGGACGAACAAGAACCTGAATCTCGCCTTCGGCCACGGCGAGCACTTCTGTCTGGGATCGCACCTCGCGCGCCGAGAGCTCGAGATCGCCATCAAGCTCGCCTTCGAGCACTTCCCGGATATGGAGCTGATACCCGAGCGGCCCGCGGTGTTCTCAGGGTGTGTGTTCCGCGGCGTGCGCGATCTATGGGCCCGGCTGGAGCCCTGA
- a CDS encoding nuclear transport factor 2 family protein encodes MSAKDGRNEKRRLMTFRESPSPPARDLEATVRWLQDREVIKNLYRGYAYGVDSIDFDLVRTVFHPDCVCVGPAESGQLDAYLDGMEEALHAWDASMHFVGNQYVEIDGDEGCVGSLVVGYHIEADDSPLEHLVLGLRYQDDLVRDGEDWKIIRRETAKQWHTGHFPRPFVGPPPYPRGGLES; translated from the coding sequence ATGAGCGCCAAGGACGGACGAAACGAGAAGCGACGGTTGATGACGTTTCGCGAATCGCCGTCGCCCCCGGCCCGCGACCTGGAGGCGACGGTCCGCTGGCTGCAGGATCGTGAGGTGATAAAGAACCTCTACCGTGGCTACGCATATGGCGTCGATTCGATCGACTTCGACCTGGTGCGCACCGTCTTCCATCCGGACTGCGTGTGCGTCGGGCCTGCCGAGTCAGGCCAGCTCGACGCGTACCTGGACGGGATGGAGGAGGCCCTGCACGCGTGGGACGCCTCGATGCACTTCGTCGGCAACCAGTACGTCGAGATCGACGGCGACGAGGGATGCGTCGGGAGCTTGGTCGTCGGGTACCACATAGAGGCGGACGACAGCCCGCTGGAACATCTCGTGCTGGGGCTCCGGTACCAGGACGATCTCGTACGCGATGGCGAAGATTGGAAGATCATTCGACGCGAGACCGCCAAACAATGGCATACCGGCCACTTCCCACGTCCGTTCGTCGGCCCGCCGCCGTATCCGCGCGGTGGTCTTGAATCCTAG
- a CDS encoding helix-turn-helix domain-containing protein produces MSQTFVGCNGEILIAMVTFDSVSRRALSATRAADLLNFLAAHPDETLTYSELSSRLDINKASAHNLLMALTECGYLRRDPKDRTFSLGAALVAIGDAALRKNPLVDETRIEMSRLAKALGIGAVALVRAGSDALCIARTGARRAKIDPPEVGQRIPIMAPLVSAFVAWAPEDEIDRWLLRGSTNDDEQRRAREGLERVRNRGYSVALEFSGRRRLGDLIVELADDPHSENLRQKLHETIGELGRASYQFREADGRQQSISTITAPVFDRHGDVSVAVSLQVFESGLDSSDVAAMGDRLLEMTRSISLS; encoded by the coding sequence GTGTCCCAGACCTTCGTCGGTTGCAATGGCGAGATTCTTATCGCAATGGTAACCTTCGACTCTGTGTCTCGACGCGCCCTCTCTGCGACTCGTGCTGCCGACCTTCTCAATTTTCTTGCGGCTCACCCCGACGAGACACTCACGTACTCGGAGCTATCCAGCCGGCTCGACATCAACAAGGCGTCGGCGCACAACCTCCTGATGGCGCTGACGGAATGCGGCTACCTCCGGCGCGACCCGAAGGACCGCACGTTCTCGCTGGGCGCCGCGCTGGTCGCGATCGGCGATGCGGCGCTCCGCAAGAATCCGCTCGTCGACGAGACCCGTATCGAGATGTCGAGACTCGCGAAGGCGCTGGGTATCGGGGCGGTCGCGCTCGTCCGTGCCGGCTCGGACGCGCTGTGTATTGCCCGCACAGGAGCCCGCCGCGCGAAGATCGATCCACCCGAAGTCGGCCAGCGAATTCCCATCATGGCGCCGCTTGTCTCCGCATTCGTCGCGTGGGCGCCCGAGGACGAGATCGACCGTTGGCTGCTACGGGGAAGCACCAACGACGACGAGCAGCGAAGAGCTCGAGAAGGACTCGAAAGGGTTCGGAATCGCGGCTACAGCGTCGCCCTCGAGTTCTCGGGTCGTCGTCGGCTGGGTGATCTGATCGTGGAGCTGGCGGATGATCCGCATTCTGAAAATCTGCGACAGAAGCTGCACGAGACCATCGGAGAGCTGGGGCGAGCTTCGTACCAATTCCGCGAAGCGGACGGACGACAGCAGAGCATCAGCACGATCACCGCGCCGGTCTTCGATCGCCACGGCGACGTGTCTGTCGCCGTTTCGCTCCAGGTCTTCGAGAGCGGACTCGACTCGAGCGATGTTGCTGCGATGGGCGATCGCTTGTTGGAGATGACCCGGTCGATCTCTCTCAGCTAG
- a CDS encoding alcohol dehydrogenase catalytic domain-containing protein produces MESRACRSDLSVANGTVPFETPAVLGHEGAGTVERIGPRVNHLATGDRVVLATRRNCGTCAHRDRLGPRCVAARSLPAPLIRVEERDLPRDEDIEVCRASLPPLHRHDSIPQTSSSWPVHRHDSGGNGQ; encoded by the coding sequence GTGGAGTCGAGGGCTTGTCGTAGCGACCTCAGCGTCGCCAACGGAACGGTTCCGTTCGAAACCCCCGCCGTCCTCGGGCACGAGGGAGCGGGCACGGTCGAACGAATCGGGCCACGTGTGAATCACCTCGCGACCGGAGATCGCGTCGTGCTCGCCACCCGCAGAAACTGTGGGACGTGCGCGCATCGCGATCGGCTCGGCCCACGATGCGTCGCAGCACGTTCGCTGCCGGCTCCGCTGATCCGCGTGGAGGAACGCGATCTGCCCAGAGACGAGGACATCGAGGTCTGCCGAGCCTCGCTGCCGCCGCTTCATCGGCACGATTCTATTCCACAGACATCTTCCAGCTGGCCTGTCCACCGGCATGACTCCGGGGGCAACGGCCAGTAG
- a CDS encoding TetR/AcrR family transcriptional regulator, with the protein MPSSHDRSPHRDTAAYRRILASAESCFGTLGFRKTSVVDIAAGAQVSKPLVYRYFESKEQLYEVVISRLVKTWNDELLRELSAAIEAPAAEDSAGVAEALRRMHRASLDYARRSPLLRGLLAKESRLLLASYSDIVERTNATLKAQIKQCLESGITTGEVRLDLSVDAMADAVTEIHLAYAERVVSGTEKPNAERLSLDAFECLLFGICLRVNDSDTNPDKGRK; encoded by the coding sequence ATGCCGTCGAGTCACGATAGATCTCCGCATCGAGACACAGCCGCCTACCGCCGTATTCTCGCCTCCGCCGAGAGCTGCTTCGGAACGCTCGGGTTCCGCAAGACGTCGGTCGTCGACATCGCGGCGGGCGCGCAGGTCTCGAAGCCCCTCGTCTACCGCTACTTCGAGTCCAAAGAGCAGCTCTACGAAGTCGTGATCAGCCGACTCGTGAAGACCTGGAACGACGAACTCTTGCGCGAGCTTTCAGCGGCGATTGAGGCCCCCGCCGCCGAGGACAGCGCGGGCGTCGCAGAGGCGCTTCGCCGGATGCACCGCGCCTCGCTCGACTACGCCCGCCGCAGTCCACTTCTCAGAGGCCTGCTCGCAAAGGAGAGCCGACTCCTGCTGGCGTCGTACAGCGACATCGTCGAGCGGACCAACGCGACGCTGAAGGCGCAGATCAAGCAATGCCTCGAGTCCGGAATCACCACGGGCGAGGTGCGACTGGACCTCTCGGTCGACGCAATGGCCGACGCGGTGACGGAGATCCACCTGGCCTATGCCGAGCGCGTCGTGTCCGGAACAGAGAAGCCGAACGCAGAGCGCCTCTCGCTGGATGCATTCGAATGTCTCCTCTTCGGAATCTGTCTGAGGGTCAACGATTCCGATACGAATCCCGACAAAGGACGGAAGTGA
- a CDS encoding NAD(P)/FAD-dependent oxidoreductase: MKPSRLTAKNLLELDADLAAAREKYRRERDKRLRADGPSQFRKMATKGTHNAIDPYVEPGFTREPIEDEPEVVIIGGGFGGLLMGARLREAKIDDFRIVEAAGDFGGTWYWNRYPGVQCDVESYVYMPLLEELGYVPTEKYAHGPEIFAHAQAIGRHYGLYERAVFQTQVRALDWDEEARRWIVRTDRDDRIRARFVCMANGPYSTPKLPGIPGLDDFAGHAFHTSRWDYDYTGGDTTGGLTNLADKRVGVIGTGATAIQCVPHLGRDAGHVYVFQRTPSSVDVRDNAPTDPDFARTLEPGWQRRRMDNFNILMDGGAQDEDLVGDRWTELTRGLYDVLATLPNAADLTQDEIALIAERVDLEKMERVRARVDEVVEDPATAEGLKPWYRYLCKRPCFHDEYLPTFNRPNVTLVDTEGRGVERITTRGVVANGREYEVDCLIFATGFDVSTNYTRRAGYEVVGRGGQKLSDKWAERTSTFQSFFTRGFPNCFFMMGFQSGLTPNIPHTINEQTQHLAYVIREALNRGATTVETTQQAENAWCAEIGKGNSFLEIQANCTPGYFNDEGKVGESEGWLAGFYPEGFEAFFALLRDWRAKGQLEGLELS, encoded by the coding sequence ATGAAGCCTTCTCGACTTACCGCCAAGAACCTTCTCGAACTGGACGCGGACTTAGCAGCCGCGCGCGAAAAGTACCGTCGAGAGCGGGACAAACGACTGCGAGCAGACGGCCCTTCGCAGTTTCGCAAGATGGCAACCAAGGGAACACACAACGCGATCGACCCGTACGTTGAACCGGGCTTCACAAGAGAGCCGATCGAAGATGAACCCGAGGTCGTGATCATCGGCGGCGGATTCGGTGGCCTCCTCATGGGCGCTCGGCTCCGCGAGGCGAAAATCGACGACTTCCGGATCGTCGAGGCAGCGGGAGACTTCGGCGGCACCTGGTACTGGAACCGCTATCCGGGCGTCCAATGCGACGTGGAGTCGTACGTATACATGCCACTGCTCGAGGAGCTCGGGTATGTCCCTACGGAGAAGTACGCACATGGACCCGAGATATTCGCGCACGCGCAGGCGATCGGCCGCCACTACGGCCTCTACGAACGTGCCGTCTTCCAGACCCAGGTGCGCGCGCTCGATTGGGACGAAGAAGCGAGGCGTTGGATCGTCCGCACCGACCGAGACGATCGCATCCGCGCGAGATTCGTCTGCATGGCAAACGGACCCTATTCGACCCCGAAGCTGCCAGGGATTCCCGGACTCGACGACTTCGCCGGACACGCCTTCCATACGAGCCGCTGGGACTATGATTACACCGGGGGCGACACGACGGGGGGCCTCACAAACCTCGCAGACAAGCGGGTAGGTGTGATCGGTACCGGAGCGACGGCCATCCAGTGTGTTCCCCACCTTGGCCGCGATGCTGGCCACGTCTACGTGTTTCAGAGGACGCCGTCCTCCGTTGACGTGCGCGACAACGCTCCGACGGATCCCGACTTCGCAAGGACGCTCGAGCCCGGGTGGCAGAGACGGCGAATGGACAACTTCAACATTCTGATGGACGGCGGAGCGCAGGACGAAGATCTGGTCGGCGATCGATGGACCGAGCTTACTCGAGGCCTGTACGACGTCCTCGCGACCCTCCCCAACGCGGCTGACCTCACGCAAGACGAGATCGCACTCATCGCAGAGCGAGTAGACCTCGAGAAGATGGAGCGTGTCCGGGCACGGGTCGACGAGGTCGTCGAAGATCCTGCAACAGCGGAAGGCCTCAAGCCTTGGTATCGGTACCTGTGCAAACGCCCCTGCTTCCACGACGAGTATCTGCCGACATTCAATCGACCCAACGTCACACTGGTCGATACAGAGGGAAGGGGCGTGGAGCGGATCACCACTCGCGGCGTCGTGGCGAACGGACGCGAATACGAAGTCGACTGCCTGATCTTCGCGACCGGGTTCGATGTCAGCACGAACTACACGCGGCGAGCTGGGTACGAGGTAGTGGGACGCGGCGGGCAGAAACTGAGCGACAAGTGGGCTGAGCGCACGTCAACATTCCAGAGTTTCTTCACGCGCGGCTTCCCCAACTGCTTCTTTATGATGGGATTCCAGAGCGGGCTCACTCCGAACATCCCGCATACCATCAATGAACAGACGCAGCACCTCGCCTACGTCATCCGCGAAGCGCTGAATCGAGGGGCCACGACGGTCGAGACGACACAGCAGGCGGAGAACGCATGGTGCGCAGAGATCGGAAAGGGAAACAGCTTCCTGGAAATTCAGGCGAACTGTACTCCCGGATACTTCAACGACGAAGGGAAGGTCGGCGAGAGCGAGGGCTGGCTGGCTGGCTTCTACCCGGAAGGCTTCGAGGCGTTCTTTGCGCTTCTCCGAGATTGGCGGGCGAAGGGCCAACTCGAGGGACTCGAACTTTCCTAG
- a CDS encoding cytochrome P450, with product MNSAATELERLSALGPFAPVENPYDLYRNLRDESPIVALDGGSKVFVMRYDDVREVLADHERFSNAAIQKSLGLAVGPTLLGMDGEAHLRHRALVTPALAPRSLRGEFPRLVERVAHEHIDAFAGAGHAELCADFAFTFPLTVMVEILGLSPERVQEFHRLSIDLMLVTSDPVRGMKASEQIRAALVPVFEEKMGHPGEGLIGSLLTAEVDGHRLSELDVASIVRLLVLAGAETTYHLIGSALCALLSSPSLSARVVQDRSLVPLLLMETLRWESPLATTGREAVEDVELRGVRIERGTTVLCHIGSANRDERKYSNPGSFDIDRNAVDHLAFGIGRHYCAGSRLALLEAEIGLNALLDRLGGLRIQSGKTPRIVGFNIRGPEHLNVEFESL from the coding sequence GTGAACTCTGCAGCGACCGAGCTCGAGAGACTTTCGGCGCTCGGGCCGTTCGCGCCGGTCGAGAATCCGTACGACCTGTACCGAAATCTTCGCGATGAATCGCCCATCGTGGCTCTTGACGGCGGCTCGAAGGTGTTCGTGATGCGCTACGACGACGTTCGGGAGGTTCTTGCAGACCACGAGCGATTCTCGAACGCTGCGATTCAGAAATCACTCGGGCTTGCGGTGGGTCCGACTCTCCTTGGAATGGACGGCGAGGCGCATCTGCGCCATCGGGCGCTCGTGACGCCCGCCTTGGCTCCCCGGTCGCTCCGCGGAGAATTCCCTCGGCTCGTGGAGCGAGTCGCGCACGAGCATATCGATGCGTTCGCGGGTGCGGGGCACGCGGAACTGTGCGCCGATTTCGCGTTCACCTTTCCACTGACCGTCATGGTTGAGATTCTAGGGTTGTCGCCGGAAAGGGTGCAGGAGTTTCACAGGCTCTCGATCGACCTCATGCTCGTCACGAGCGACCCTGTGCGGGGGATGAAAGCGTCGGAGCAGATTCGCGCAGCGCTTGTGCCGGTGTTCGAGGAGAAGATGGGCCACCCAGGCGAAGGTCTGATTGGAAGTCTTCTTACAGCAGAGGTCGATGGGCACCGATTGAGCGAGCTTGACGTAGCGTCGATAGTTCGCCTATTGGTGCTCGCTGGAGCGGAAACGACGTATCACCTCATTGGTTCGGCGCTCTGTGCGCTCCTGTCCTCTCCGAGTTTATCCGCGCGGGTGGTTCAAGACCGCTCTCTCGTCCCGTTGCTACTCATGGAGACGCTCCGCTGGGAATCACCGTTGGCGACCACCGGTCGCGAGGCCGTCGAGGACGTGGAGCTGCGGGGTGTCCGAATCGAGCGGGGCACCACCGTCCTTTGTCACATAGGGTCGGCGAACCGTGACGAACGCAAATACTCGAATCCGGGCTCCTTCGACATCGATCGAAACGCCGTCGACCACCTGGCTTTCGGAATTGGGCGACACTACTGCGCTGGTTCGCGGCTGGCCTTGCTCGAGGCGGAGATCGGGCTCAACGCGTTGCTCGATAGGCTGGGCGGCCTGCGCATTCAATCCGGCAAGACTCCTCGGATTGTCGGGTTCAACATCCGCGGTCCGGAGCACCTGAACGTCGAATTCGAGAGCCTTTGA
- a CDS encoding AraC family transcriptional regulator — MLQHLQDLELDVEQILAESGFPPTFLEDATRRVRQSQIDSLWEKAIEASGDTLLALRVGMRSELTTLGIASYLVAASDSGCDAVERISSISDLYRTAARIEVSFETGLAALQLLHDSEYPPGRADSEFGIAQTVRLSSLLDVAGGPPVGARFQYSAAASVADYEAILGLPVRFDQPQNSVVFPLSTFESPFPKADAGLRTILEQHADALMREIPRENSFADRVQSAVARVLANGSPGVEDVATALGMSSRSLKRNLQAEGLTFSQILDDLRLGLALHLLEHDDRRIDEIAYRLGFSDASAFHKAFRRWTGKSPSEYNKT, encoded by the coding sequence TTGCTGCAGCACCTGCAAGACCTCGAGCTGGACGTTGAGCAGATCCTCGCGGAGAGCGGGTTTCCTCCGACCTTCCTTGAGGACGCGACCAGACGCGTGCGGCAATCCCAAATCGATTCGCTTTGGGAGAAGGCAATCGAAGCCTCTGGAGATACGCTGCTCGCGCTTCGGGTGGGAATGCGGTCTGAGTTGACCACCCTCGGAATCGCCAGCTACCTGGTCGCGGCAAGCGATTCCGGGTGTGACGCGGTGGAACGGATCTCTAGCATCAGCGACCTCTACCGAACGGCTGCGCGAATCGAAGTCTCGTTCGAGACCGGCCTTGCGGCTCTGCAGCTTCTACACGACTCCGAGTATCCCCCCGGCCGTGCGGATAGTGAGTTCGGCATCGCTCAGACCGTTCGTCTCAGCTCGCTACTCGACGTAGCAGGGGGTCCTCCAGTCGGGGCTCGCTTTCAGTATTCGGCCGCCGCGAGCGTCGCTGACTATGAAGCGATACTCGGTCTGCCCGTCCGGTTCGACCAACCACAGAATTCGGTCGTGTTCCCGCTATCGACCTTTGAGTCGCCGTTTCCGAAAGCGGACGCGGGGCTTCGCACGATTCTCGAGCAGCATGCTGACGCACTAATGCGCGAGATCCCTAGAGAGAATTCGTTCGCCGACCGTGTTCAATCCGCAGTCGCAAGAGTGTTGGCGAACGGGAGCCCCGGAGTCGAGGATGTCGCGACTGCGCTTGGCATGAGTTCTCGTTCTCTAAAACGAAATCTACAAGCGGAGGGCCTGACGTTCAGCCAGATCCTCGACGACCTACGCCTGGGCTTGGCTCTTCATCTGCTCGAACACGACGACCGACGCATAGATGAAATCGCCTATCGATTGGGCTTCTCCGACGCGAGTGCATTTCACAAGGCTTTTCGGCGGTGGACCGGAAAGAGCCCATCTGAATACAACAAGACCTAG
- a CDS encoding START domain-containing protein codes for MDDISWRPLLAAAVALALTAVCLRAAPTIAAAETHWVLVEEQSQLYESIDAEAGLYRHRVEAIFPFPPIVVAETAFLRAGSASKAKSGKVEVVLESGDQRVLKHVEIHVPLLANRDFVVEVIRSALPDGAYLVASTALENEGPPPKPGVVRLTKSDTELKMSPLPKGRSRVEYHQRVKPGPAVPGWLVRGNIRRRALENISSLRDALNEQCMIRRCDGSH; via the coding sequence ATGGACGACATTTCGTGGCGCCCCCTGCTCGCGGCCGCGGTGGCACTCGCGCTGACGGCGGTCTGCCTTCGCGCCGCGCCGACTATCGCCGCGGCGGAAACCCACTGGGTGCTCGTCGAGGAGCAATCCCAGCTCTACGAGTCTATTGATGCAGAAGCCGGGCTCTACCGGCATCGGGTCGAAGCGATCTTCCCGTTCCCACCCATAGTTGTCGCCGAAACGGCCTTCTTGCGGGCTGGGAGCGCGTCGAAGGCGAAATCAGGAAAGGTAGAAGTGGTTCTCGAATCGGGAGACCAACGCGTCCTGAAACACGTCGAGATTCACGTTCCGCTCTTGGCGAACAGGGACTTCGTCGTGGAGGTCATCCGATCTGCGCTTCCAGACGGTGCCTATCTGGTCGCTTCTACGGCTCTCGAGAACGAGGGCCCCCCGCCGAAACCAGGAGTTGTGCGCCTCACGAAGTCGGACACCGAATTGAAGATGAGTCCGCTTCCAAAGGGTCGGTCCCGCGTGGAATACCACCAGCGGGTCAAGCCAGGCCCCGCTGTTCCTGGTTGGCTCGTTCGGGGGAACATCCGAAGAAGAGCGCTCGAGAACATTTCCTCCCTAAGAGATGCACTGAACGAGCAATGCATGATCCGGAGATGTGACGGCTCCCACTAG
- a CDS encoding site-specific DNA-methyltransferase: MPDRIHSVSARPDTTNLKASTSDQNLRIDPRHPDTLTLRSTNPRTHSQHQIRQIAGSILEFGFLNPILIDASGTVVAGHGRVRAARYLGLIEIPTIRIEHLTEAQIRAYVIADNKLAENAGWDRDLLALELQGLAEIDIDFDLEVTGFETAEIDLLIGGDALDSETDPADAPVDPDAAGPIVSRPADLWQIGPHRLLCADALDGAAYAHLLGEGRAQAVFVDPPYNVPIQGHVSGLGRIQHDEFAMASGEMTPAEFETFLETALAHHAAFSLPGALHYVCMDWRHAGELIVAGDAVYSECKNICVWAKTNAGMGSLYRSQHEFVFVFKHGTGPHINNVELGRHGRTRSNVWNYAGVNSFGPEREGGLGIHPTVKPVRLVADAILDCTRRGDLVLDGFAGSGTTLLAAERTGRVGVGLEIEPKYVDAALRRLEEHALLEAIHVESGRSFSEIAAERAAEPDPPIEPDDESEASAADLQVVR; this comes from the coding sequence ATGCCCGACCGCATTCATTCCGTTTCAGCTCGACCCGACACCACCAATCTGAAGGCCTCGACCAGCGACCAGAATCTTCGGATCGATCCCCGCCACCCCGACACCCTCACGCTTCGCTCGACCAACCCCCGCACCCACTCGCAGCACCAGATCCGTCAGATCGCCGGATCAATCCTCGAGTTCGGCTTCCTGAACCCGATCCTGATCGATGCGAGCGGGACGGTCGTCGCTGGTCACGGGCGTGTCCGCGCCGCGCGCTATCTCGGCCTCATCGAGATCCCGACGATCCGAATCGAACACCTCACAGAGGCTCAGATTCGCGCCTACGTGATCGCGGACAACAAGCTCGCCGAGAACGCGGGCTGGGACCGCGACCTGCTGGCGCTCGAACTCCAAGGGCTTGCCGAGATCGACATCGACTTCGATCTCGAGGTGACGGGTTTCGAGACAGCGGAGATCGATCTCTTGATCGGCGGGGACGCGCTGGACAGCGAGACGGATCCAGCCGATGCCCCAGTGGATCCCGACGCCGCCGGGCCGATCGTCTCCCGCCCGGCCGACCTCTGGCAGATCGGTCCGCACCGCCTCCTCTGTGCCGACGCCCTCGACGGGGCCGCCTACGCGCACCTCCTCGGCGAGGGTCGCGCCCAGGCCGTCTTCGTCGACCCGCCCTACAACGTCCCGATTCAGGGCCACGTCTCGGGACTCGGCCGGATCCAGCACGACGAGTTCGCAATGGCAAGCGGGGAGATGACGCCGGCCGAGTTCGAGACCTTCCTTGAGACGGCGCTCGCGCATCACGCCGCGTTCAGCCTCCCCGGCGCGCTGCACTACGTCTGTATGGACTGGCGGCACGCCGGCGAGCTGATCGTGGCCGGCGATGCCGTCTACTCCGAGTGCAAGAACATCTGCGTCTGGGCGAAGACGAACGCCGGGATGGGATCGCTCTATCGATCGCAGCACGAGTTCGTCTTCGTCTTCAAGCACGGGACGGGACCGCATATCAACAACGTCGAGCTCGGCCGCCACGGTCGGACCCGAAGCAACGTTTGGAACTACGCCGGCGTCAATAGCTTCGGCCCCGAGCGCGAGGGCGGGCTCGGCATCCACCCCACTGTGAAGCCCGTCCGCCTCGTCGCCGACGCGATCCTCGACTGCACTCGCCGCGGTGACCTCGTGCTCGACGGGTTCGCGGGATCGGGCACCACGCTCCTCGCGGCCGAGCGAACCGGACGCGTCGGCGTCGGCCTCGAGATCGAGCCGAAGTACGTGGACGCCGCCCTGCGTCGCCTCGAGGAGCACGCCCTGCTTGAGGCGATCCACGTCGAGTCGGGGCGGAGCTTTTCGGAGATTGCCGCAGAGCGCGCCGCGGAGCCCGATCCGCCGATCGAGCCTGACGACGAGTCGGAGGCCAGCGCTGCCGATCTTCAGGTCGTCCGATGA
- a CDS encoding DUF5681 domain-containing protein, translating to MSESKTPPEADYEVGYGKPPKHTQFKPGKSGNPRGRPKGTKNLKTDLMEELGEKIVVREGEETRRVSKQRAVVKTLVAKTLKGDARSGRLLTGLMMRLLDTGEDAPGEIEPLHDDELEILAAFEARRAGRDHASARPTLGEIADDPEDPE from the coding sequence ATGAGCGAGTCAAAGACGCCGCCCGAGGCCGACTACGAGGTCGGATACGGCAAGCCCCCGAAGCACACCCAGTTCAAGCCGGGCAAGTCCGGCAATCCTCGCGGCCGCCCGAAGGGCACGAAGAACCTCAAGACCGACCTGATGGAGGAGCTCGGCGAGAAGATCGTCGTCCGCGAGGGCGAGGAGACGCGCCGAGTCAGCAAGCAGCGCGCGGTCGTGAAGACGCTCGTCGCCAAGACTTTGAAAGGCGATGCCCGATCCGGGCGCCTCCTCACGGGTCTGATGATGCGGCTGCTCGATACCGGCGAGGACGCGCCCGGCGAGATCGAGCCGCTGCACGACGACGAGCTGGAGATCCTCGCGGCCTTCGAGGCGCGGCGGGCGGGCCGTGACCACGCGTCGGCGCGGCCGACTCTCGGCGAGATAGCGGACGACCCGGAGGACCCGGAATGA